Below is a genomic region from Spirosoma radiotolerans.
CACGATACGGGCGGCACAGGCGGGCAAACATGTCATCTGCGAAAAGCCGATGGCCATGAATGCGGAGGAAGCCCGGCAGATGATTACTGCCTGCGAAAAAGCAGGGGTGCAACTGTCTGTTGGGTATCGGCTTTATTTTGAACCACACCACCTTGAAATGCGTCGGCTCGCTGCTGAAAAAACCTTTGGTCATGTGAAAGTGATTGAATCGGGGCTGGGGTTTACCATGCCTGGGCCGAACTCCTGGCGACTGGATAAAAAGATTGGTGGGGGAGGGGCCATCATGGACTTGGGCATCTATGCCATTCAGGGCGCCCGCCGAACCCTGAATCTTGATCCAATCAGTGTGACAGCGCAGGCATTTACGTTCGACAAGGAGCATTTCAAGGATATTTACGAGACGGTCTTCTGGCAATTTGAGTTTCCGGGTGGAACGGTGGCGCATTGTAGCACCACTTATTCGTCGTATGTAGACCGGCTGTACGCCACCTGCGAACGCGGCTGGTTCAAGCTCGAACCCTCGTTTAATGCCACCGGTGCCCAGGGACTGACCAGCCGCGGAGTCATGGAGATCCCGTCGCCCCATTACCAGCAAATTGCTCAAATGGACGCGTTTGTCGGGGCCGTTCAATCAAAAACTAAACCCGAAGCATCGGGTGAGGAAGGCTGGAAAGAAATGAAACTGATTGGTGCCATTCTTCAAGCGGCCGAAACGGGACGCAAAATCCAGCTAAATAGGGGCGATTTGTCACTATTGGATCCGAAATAGTTATTTTATTGCATTGCTGTGCCCTAATAAAGGGGAAGTGTATTATTAAGTGTACAGAAGTTACATGAAAAACATATTGGTATAGGGGTAGTTAGTAGTGTAAAACCATCTAATTGAACCTTTTAACAAGAAAAATCATGGGCAATCTCCTGTATACCATTGCTGTTATTCTCATTATCATCTGGCTACTCGGCTTTTTAGGTTTCAACAGTTTTGGCCTGGGTGGCATTATCCATGTTCTTTTGGTAATCGCGGTCATCATGATCGTACTCCGGTTGATTCAGGGTAGAAGCGTGTAAGGCATTAGAGCCAGTAGCCTGGAAAAAAAGCCAGCTCGTCATGAGCTGGCTTTTCGTTTTGAAACCTTCACCTAAAAAGTGCCGGTAACGGGCTTAATAATTCGGATTTTTCGTGGCGACCCCCGATGTAGATGGGTTTAATACCGCTTCATCGGCTGGTACATCCCAGTAATCCATGAAGTTGTAGTTGATGGTCACATTCTTGTTGACTACGCCGGCCGATGTCACCACCGTATTGCCATAGCTTCCACCACCAGTAGCAATGTCATATGTCCAGCCCCACCGCCGACTGTCGTAGTAGGCTAAGCCTCTGCCGAATAGGGATACCCGTCTTTCTTTAGTCAATTCGGTCAGCGCTTTTGACAGCGTCAGACCTGTACCGGCAACAGCCGCCACTCCGGCTCCCTGGTATGCCCGTACTGCGTCGACAAGGGCCAATCCCGCTTCTATGTTATTCAGACGCATGTTTGCTTCGGCCAGGATCAGGGCGTTCTCTTCATAGCTGCTCGCAATGTAGAGTTCGTAAGCACCTACCGTCTTCGTTCCATACACGTACACGCCAGCTTCCCCAGCGCCACCATCAATTATGTTATACCGCGTCGTGTAGATATAATTGTTTTTATACGTGTTTGCCGTGTTGAAATTGTTCGTAAACCGCTTGTCGCCTGGGTTAAAATTCTGAATAAACCGTTCGCTGATTTTGAACGTGGTGCCACTGTTGACGCCCGTTGTCAACGCAGCAACCGTTCCTCCGGTGGCGGTGAAGAATGGATTAGAGGGCGGAGTTCTTCCCGTAAATACATAATCTGACTGCTTTACTCCGTTTGTTGCGAGTGTCAGCACACTGTTCCAGTCAGCGGCAGTCATCGCCGTGGTCGACGACTTGCTTATGGTCGCATTCGGGTTACCATTTACAAAAGGAGCCAGTTTATTGACCAGGATATTACGGGCCAGCATGGTGTTGATGTTCCGTTTCCACATGTCTATCGTCAGGGCATCCGTAGCCGTTCCTCCATGCCCCACTCGGTTAAACGCTGGGATTAGCTGAGTCATAACTGTCTGGTAGTCTGTCGCGCTGGTGATAGCTCCCAACGTAGTAGCCGCCATGTTGAAATAGGTATTCGACTGGGCAATGATTTTATCATGCAGGACATAGTCGCTATTCGTGCTGCCTGCCTTGTCATTAATAAGCCCCGAATAATACATAGACCCAATGGATGCATAGGCATAACCTTTCCACCAGTAGCACCAGGCTCTTATGGTATTGGCTCTTGAGGTAGCATCGCCCGATAATTTAATACCATCGATGAGGCTTAGTGCCGTGTTGCAGCCATTGTTAAGGGCATACATGTTTAACCATTGATAATACAAGGGGTTGTTACCGGCTCCGGTAGCAGCCCGGCTGTTGTATGCTCTGATAATGCTGACCTGAGGTGATGTATTGACTTCCTTGGTACCATCGTCCAGGATAATGTAATCCGGTTGTCCAATGGTGGTAACCTGATTGTTCGAGGCATCAGCGCCTACCATATCGCCCATAAGTTCGCTGTAGCCCCAGGGCAACGAAAAGTAGCTGTCACCCAACCAGCTATCGCCGTTTGCAAAGCCATTCACGTAGACAGCCCCCTGCGCGAAGTTGATCAGGCCGGCTTCTGTATTGACATTGGCTGTTACGGTGGGCGCGTTGGGGTTGCCAACATCCAGTTGTTCCTTGCAGGAAACCGCTCCCAATAAGATAACCGTTAAACCGAGGGTAGAAAGAAATTTATAGTTATGTAGAAATCTCATGTTCTGTGACAATTAAAAATTAAAACCCGATGTTCAATCCAACCTGATACGACTTTGTATTCGGCAACGTGCTGTGGTCTACTCCCCGGTCAAAGGACGAGTTAGACGAACCGGAACTGATTTCAGGATCATAGCCGGTATACTTCGTGAAAGTCAGAAGATTGCGGCCGGTAAACACTAACTGGCATTTGTTGACATACGGTATTTTGACAACTTTGGCGACATCGAAAGCGAGCGAAATATTGCGTAGCCGAACAAACGAAGCATCTTCCAGGAAGAAATCTTTGGTAGCGTTGTTGCCCGCCCCCCGTAAGCTGCCCCACAGGTTATAATATGCGCTGGACCAGTAAGCGGGGAATGCTCCGGTTTTGCCATCAATGGTCACCTGCTTGCTGAAATCGCCACTGATGCCATCGCGGTACATCCACTCTTTTGTCTGGTTGTATAAGTGACTGCCATACACCCAGTCAAACTGGAAATTAAACGTCAGGAAGTCTTTAAACGTAAAGCCGTTGATGAATGACGCGTTAAACTTCGGGTTTGGGTTCGCTAACGGATAGGTTTCATCCGTGAACTGAATCTGGTAGGTTGATTTATCCACGACACGCCCATCGACGATGGTGTAGTTGCCACGGTTGGCCTCCGTTATATACGGTGTTTTGCCATCCTGCCGCAAATAGTCCAGACTCGTCAGGGCCTTATACCCATAAAGTTGTCCAATTGGCTGTCCGGGCGTTAACACCAGGGCTGTACTACCTGCGTTCGATAATAAAATAATGTCGGCTCCTCCTGAGATTGCATCAATTTTTGAGAGCTGGTGCCCAAAGTTCGTCGTGAAATCCCACTTCAGATTTTTGGTGCTGTAAACGGGCAACGTCAACGAGAACTGAACCCCATTCGACGACATATTGATGGCGTTGGTCAACTGGCCGGTTGACCCAAGCGATGGGGGTACGCTGACCGTATAAATTACGTTTTCACTCTTGCGTTTCCAGTACGTAAACGACCCGGAAACCGAGTTCAACCACGTACGATTCGAATTTCCACCAATAGTGAAGTCAGTACCAACCTCAAATTCTTTGGACACCTCCACCTGCAAGTTTGGATTGTTGCTGGTGGTTGGGATTGAATACGCTAAGCCTGACCCCAGATTCTGCTGGTTTAAAACAGGATACCGGTCGAACGCACCGGGCTGGATCCCCGCTTCGCCGTAGGCTGCCCGCAGTTTGAAGTAGGGTAGGGCATTAGACAGGCTACTGTTCTTGAAGAAAGTTAGGGGCGCAATATGTCCATCGAAGTGTGGGAAGGTGAACGGCGTCGAACCCGCGCCGAACGCAGACGACCAGTCGGTCCGGAAACCGGCAGTAATACCGCCATAGTCACCAAAATCAACTTTCTGGTTAACTAAATAGCCATACGTAACAAACGGGCGAACATAATCGAGGGCTACGGCTTGCGATGATGTCGAGGAGATATTGAACGGAGGAGCCAGGCCCACCCCTAAGCCATACGTATCGTATTCGGTGTATTTGTTCTTCCGGTAATCGAACGAGATTTGCGTACTGGTCTGTATAGGAAGTTTGATATGAAAGTCATCCTGAAAGTCAGTCCGTATATAAGCCGTCGCCAGAAAATTCTGGAACGTTGTGTTATACTGCCAGTTGTCTATTTCGCCATTGTTATTCGGCGCAAAGTTGTTTCCCGTGTAGGGATTGAATGTGGTAGAGAACGTTTCGTAGAAGTTGGAGTTTACGTTCTGTGACTGGTTATAGTACGTCCACCTGGCATTTTCGTTCCGGTAATTGATGCCGTATTTGGCATCCAGTTCCACAAATTTGTTGACCTTATAATTCGCATTGAAATTCTGAATTACGTCGACCTTGTTATCCAAACCGTCGGTGTACTGCAGATTGTAATACGGGTTACTGGCGTTAACGCTCAAAAAGTCAGCATACTGGATACGGGGGTATGTACCGTCGGGCAGCTTTGCCGTTAGGTCAAAGAAAGGAGACGTGTTTAGAAAACCATAGACAGAGCCAATATTTCCTAACGAATTGCCTTGTCCATAATAGAACCCGCCAGCGGCTCCTAAGCCTGGCTTTAGGGTGTTTTTCGTATATACGAGTTGAGTCGTAGACCGAATGGTAAACCCTTTAAATAGTTCGGTACCGAAGTTGGCTGACAGGTTGCTCCGATCGATATACCCGTTTTTCAAAATCGGCGTCACGTTATGGTTATTGGCAACCGATATGTTAAAATCACTTTTTTCAGAAGCTCCGGAGATGTTGACGGCATTGTTGACCGTCGTACCGGTCTGGAATACTTGCTTAAAATGATCGTAGTATTTCAGATTACCACTATACGGCTTATTGGCATCGTTCCGGATATCCTGGATGGCATAGCGTGTGGCACCACCATACTGGTAGGATATACCTGAAATTGACCCAACATCATTAATGGAGAGTATATTTCCCTTGCTGTCAACAATGTTGTTGTTGGCATCGGTCAGATAAGGATGCAACTCTGCTTTGTGGACATTTCCGGTATTCAGAAATTGATTGGACGAATAACTCGTAGAGAAATTAACGGCTATACTGCCTTTTTTACCCTTTTTTGTAAATACCTGAATAACGCCATTGGCGCCCTGAGCACCGTAGATAGAGGCAGAAGCGGCCCCCTGTACAACTTCAATTCTGTCTACATTGCTTAGGTCAAGGGAGTTGATGTCCGTTGCGGCCACCTGTACACCATCTACCATGATGAGGGGTTTGGTGCCGCCCTGTACCGTGTTGATGCCGCGAAGCAGGATGTTTACGGGATCGCCGGGGTTACCACTGACGGATGAGATCTGAGCACCCGGTATTTTGCCAATCAAGGCCTGGTCGATGGAGGCTGTAGGGGTTTGAGGCAGGTTTTTACCCGAAACGCTCTCGACCGAAATCCCTAGTTTCGCTTTGCTGGTAGCCACCCCGCTCCCCGTTACGACGACCTCAGTCAATAAACGTGAATCGGAAACCATGCTAACGTTGACCTCCGACTGGTTCCCGATAGGAATTTCCTGCGTGGCGACGCCCACAAAACTAAATACTAATACGGTTCCTTTCGTTGACGGAACGGAGATGTCAAAAATACCACCCGCATCGGTGCTGGTGCCTTTCGTTGTTCCTTTTATAACCACGGAAACGCCCGGCAAGGGCGACCCATCCTCAGCGGATGTAACTTTTCCAATAATCCGCCGATCCTGCGCCCAGGCAGTCATGCTGAGTGCGCATATGAACAGCATGCTCAGGCATATAAATTTTCTCATAAGGATGTGTTTGTTAGGTTTGAAGTAATGCGAATTCTATAAATCTACGCAATGATAAAATAATAAAAAATAATTTGGGTATAGTCGTAATACCGAATGCTTATTCTGAGATTATTTATGATAGCAGGATAATATTCTGGAACAAAAAATTTATATTTTATTTCGGCTCTTTTTATTAACCTTTTTTTAATTAGAATTTAAAATTATGTAGCAGGTGAGTATATTTCAGAATAATAAGTTAAGAATTGAGTAGTATTGAATGAGTAATATTACTGGTCATTTCGTTGCTAGTAATATATATAGTTCGATAGATGTACTTGTTGCGCCGAACAATAAATTTTTTTCTATTTTTTTCTGAATTCAGAACTATTGAGGTTAAAAACATAGATATCGCCATATAAATGCGAGGTACATGTCATAATAGACTTTCTAATAAATTGATGAATTAGTAAGGGTGGTAATCGGAGAATATACCGTAGAAAACGGACCTCACGAGCGGGTAGTCCAGGCGATTTGGCGGTTATTGACCTAAGCTCAAGCCTAGAAAGTAGCGTGATACCGGGATTTTGTAGAGACGCTTCCCTGACGTTACTTCAGAAAACTTCGCCGAGGTTAAAAAACAATCCTTTGGACCCGTCGAAGCCGAACCCATAATCGATGGATAGATTGGTGCGAGACACCTTGTTCATTTTTATTCGTAGGCCGGTCCCGATGGCGGGAACGACTTTTTCAAATTTTCCGCTGGTTTGTTCCGTAACGGTCTGAGCATTGGCAAAAACAACTCCGCCCAACAACCGGTCGGCCGTGAGGTGAAACCGATATTCGGTTTCAGCATACAGCAGGTTTTTTCCCCGAAACCGTCCCTGAATGAACCCCCGCCCTACATTGCCGGTATTGTCCCAGCCCGTGCTGGGTAAGTCTAAAAACGGTGGATCGCCACTTAACGTGAGCGCATTATAGGACCAGAAGGCCAAAATATTATCGGATTTACCTGGTAAGTGGACGTACTTGCGGGCTTCAATCAAAGCAGATTGATAAGTATTATCACTCCCCAATGCGCTTATGTTAGCGCGAAAAGCAGCGTTCACGTATAAGCCACCGGAAGGATTAATTGCGTTTTTCCGGTTATCATACACGACTTGGACGATTGGACCCGATGAGACAGATCGACCTTCGATGCCATTCGAATACCGCGAAATGCGGGTTACTTCCCGTCGGCTGTTGTAGCTATCGATGTTCCAGTGAAGGTCCAGGTGGTACCCCAGGCCACCATACAAATTAGGCGCTATCCGGCGTAATAAACTTTGGTAAAACCGGAAGTAGGCATAATCCATATTGATAACCCGGTCGGTGGAGGTATACATGCCCAGCCCATACGTTGCCTGTGGATAATGCATGAGTCGCCAGTCGTTTGTCCACAAATAGCGGTTGTCCGGACTCCAGATCGAGGAGTTGGTGTTGAAAATAATCTGGTTGTTCTGGGTGTAGGAAAGTTGCCCGGTTATGGACGACATATTGGCATTGGCCATCCGGAAAGGGGTATTTACCAGGACTGCAGCCAGGGCGCGGGTTTGCAGTGTATAGCCAATCTGGGGGATCACCAGAACGAACCGTTTACCCTCCTGTAAAGACGATGAGTCATGTGGGGTGATGGGCAGCCTTGGAAACCAGCGGCTTACCAGATCGGCAATATCCTGCTGACGAGGTGTTTGCCTGATTACAGGTTTATCCGTCAGTATAGCCGTTGTGTCAGTCAACAGCCTGTTAGCCGCCAGACCATTTATGGCCAATACACTTACCAGCAGGAAACTCACATACAAGCGGGAAATGAGTTTCATACATGAAGCCATAAATGACGCATAAATCGGAATATCAACCAGGTAAACGATCGTTTGCGGTTTACTCAGTAAGCAAACGTAATAAATAACTTGACGTTGTAAGACGCGCTTTTAGGCCAAAGCAATTAACTCAAAACTACTTCTAAGGGTAAACCGAGAGTCAACGAGCTTGTTTGCTTATAATTTATTATAAAAAGAGAATACGGCCAATAGCCCCACTCTGGATTTAAGGTCGGGCTTCTCCATTTTCAGAAAGGCCTCCATTTGCTCTTTTTTGTCGGCCATTAATTCTAAAATGGCCTTTTTACCTGGTGAAAACTTGGTCGCCTGTTTGTCCCGGGCAACATACCAATCCTGTTTTTTCATCAGTTCATCATCCTTGGTACCTGTGTTTAAAGCAACGTTGTAATTGGCCCGGCGGATGTAGACAGAGGGGTGTAACAGCAGATCAAGTTTACCCATTGCCAACTGCTCAAAAAAACCAGTGAGTGCCTGAGCGTCTCCCTGGTATTCATGGACATTTATATAACGACTAACCGTACCGAATAAATTATTCACATCCACATACCGGACCGCTGTCGCTTTTACCGCTTTGATATTCTTTTCTCCCGCCCGAATCTCAACTTCGTTGGCCGATAAATCCAGACGAACCGGCACACCCGCCAGCGAGTCGGCGGTTAGCGAGACACCTAGTTTATTGTAAAATTTTACGTTACCTGCCTGCCAGGTGGTATCGAGGTAAGGACTGCCAATTAATTGTCCGGCTTGCCCTTTGATGGAAAACAGGGTAGGGTTATTCGATATATTGAGGTTTGTGAAATTGATGCGGTCGCGCGTGGTTTGCGTCATGTACTCCGTTTGGGCCTGCGAGAAGGCAAGGCTCGATACGACACTACTACAGACGAGAAGGAAGAGAAAACGCATAGAGAAGGGTCAAGGATTTCGTTCACGAAATTGGATAAATTTCGGTCTAAAAATAACCAATTTGATTGATTTGTTAATGCAAAATATTCTTTGGGCAAAAGGCCGTATGGCACATTATATTCCGTATTTTTGAGGCTTAATCCCAATCATCAACCAATCCATCAAGTTCATGACAAAACATTTCCTGACAGCGCTGTTGGCGGCTGGTCTGGCTTATTCCTCTGTGGCTCAGACTACGTTTCCGCGAAATGGTGTGTATGATGAGCGTCCGGGGCTATATGCCTTCACCAATGCTACCATCATTGTCGACCCACAAACGACACTTCAAAACGCAACATTGCTCATTCGGGATGGGCGCATTGAAGCGGTTGGCACAGCCGTTAGCGTACCAGCCGGAACCGTCGTAACAGACTTAAAAGGCAAACGTATTTACCCTGGTCTGGTCGATATTGATTCCGATTATGGTATGCCCGAACTTACACGTGGGGCAGGTGGCGGCCGGGGCGGGGTTCCTCAGTATGAGTCGAACAAGAAAGGAGCGTACTACTGGAACCAAGCCATACAGCCCGAAAACGATGCCAGCGTCTTGTTCAAAGCCGATACCAAAAAAGCGGATGAACTGCGGAAGTTAGGATTTGGGGCGGTGTTAACGCACCCACACGATGGCATTGCGCGGGGCACGGGAGCCCTCGTGGTCCTGGCTGATGATCGTGAAAATACGCTGGTGCTTAAACCGAATGCTACCGCGCATTATTCTTTCAGCAAAGGCAGTTCGGGGCAGCAGTACCCAAACTCGATGATGGGCATTGTGGCGTTACTGCGTCAGGCCTTGTACGATGCCGACTGGTATAAACGCGCAGGGCATAAAGAACAGGCTAACATGTCGCTCGAAGCCCTGAGCCGGAACCAGAGCTTACCCGCCATTTTTGAAGCCAATGACAAACTGGGTATCCTGCGGGCCGATAAAATCGGGGATGAGTTTGGCGTTCAGTATATTATCCGTAGCTCGGGGGACGAATACCAGCGGCTCGACGAAGTAAAAGCGACGGGTGCTTCACTGATTATTCCTTTGAATTACCCACAACCGTACGACGTTGAAGATGCCTGGGATGCTGACAACGTATCGCTGGCCGAACTGAAGCATTGGGAGATGGCGCCCCTGAATGCCGGTCGGGTGGCCGGTGCCAATATTCCGTTTGCGCTAACCACGGCAGGCCTGAAAAATAAAGCCGATTTTTGGGCCAATGTGCGGAAAGCCATCGAAAATGGGCTTACTGAACAGAAAGCCCTTGAAGCGCTAACGACGGTTCCGGCCCGGCTGATTCGTGCCGATGACCAAGTTGGGAGCCTGAAAAAAGGCCATGTCGCTAACTTCATCATTACATCCGGCAATCTGTTTAGCGCCGATAATGTCATTTATGAAAACTGGATGCGGGGCAAACAGTACATCGTCAATAATAAAGATGCGGCTGATCTGCGCGGTATCTGGAATTTGACCGTGGGCTCGCAAACGAACCTGAAACTGAACATCACTGGTAAAGCGGACAAACCCGAATACCAGATTATCGCGGATACCCTGAAACTGACCCCCAAAGTAGCCTTGTCGGGCGACCTTATCTCGATTCAGGTTCAACAGGATAAAAAGAAGCCGGGTACAACTCGGCTCACGGGCTATCGTACGTCGCCAACTACGATAAAAGGAGATGGACAAACACCGGATGGTAAAGCCATAACCTGGTCTGCGGTTCGTGCGGGCGATACCCCCGTTTCCACGTCGGCCGCGTCCACGTCGGCCGTTTCCACGTCGGTTACATCAGCGACAAATTCGGCGGTTGCGTCGGGAACCGCTGTCGGTACGGTGATTTATCCATTCGTTGGTATGGGCAATGCACAGAAGCCGAAAACTGAAACCATGCTGATTCGCAACGCAACCGTCTGGACTAACGAGAAAGATGGGGTTTTAATGAATACAGATGTACTAGTAACGGGCGGTAAAATCAGTAAGATTGGAAAGAGTCTGCCTGTTTCGGCGGATATCAGGGTGATCGACGGTACGGGCAAACACCTCACCAACGGCATCATTGACGAACACTCGCACATTGCCCTGCTGTCAATCAACGAAGGCGGTCAATCGAGTTCGGCGGAGGTTCGGATGTCGGACGTTATCAACCCGGACGATATCAACATCTATCGTCAGTTGGCCGGGGGGGTCACTTCCTCGCAGTTGTTACACGGATCGGCCAATGCCATTGGTGGACAGTCGGCCATTGTCAAGTTGAAGTGGGGTGAGTCGCCGGAGGGCATGCTCATTAAAGGAGCTGATGGCTTCATCAAGTTTGCCCTGGGCGAAAACGTAAAACAAGCCAACTACCCCAACCCGAACGTATTGACCCGTTTCCCGCAGTCGCGGATGGGTGTGGAGCAGGTTTTCGTGGATCACTTTACCCGGGCCAAGGAATACACCAAAGGTTGGGCGGCTTACAACAAGCTGAGTGCAAAGGAAAAAGCAACGGCAACGGCCCCGCGTCGGGATATTGAACTCGATGCCCTGGCCGAAATTCTGGCTAACAAGCGCTTCATTACCTGTCACTCCTATGTGCAGTCGGAGATCAATATGTTGCTGAAGGTAGCCGACTCGCTTGGGTTCAAAGTCAACACCTTTACCCACATTCTGGAAGGCTACAAACTGGCCGATAAAATGGCAAAACACGGCGCGGGCGGTTCATCTTTCGCCGACTGGTGGGCGTATAAAATGGAAGTACACGATGCTATTCCCTACAATGCGGCCCTGATGCACCGGCAGGGTGTAACGGTATCCATCAACTCCGATGATGCTGAAATGGCCCGTCGCCTAAACCAGGAAGCTGCCAAAACCATCGAGTACGGCGGCATGACCGAAGAGGATGCCTGGAAAATGGTGACCCTGAATCCGGCAAAACTGCTACATCTGGAGAGTAAGCTCGGAAGTATCCGGGCCGGAAAAGACGCTGATCTGGTGTTGTGGAATGCGAACCCGCTGGCGATTTATGCCCGCCCTGAATACACGATCATCGACGGAGCCATCTATTTTAGTCTGAAAGATGAAGACCAGAAGCGTGACCTGATGCAGGCCGAACGCGCCCGTCTGATTCAAAAGATGCTCACTGCCAAAGCGGGTGGTGCATCGACAACACGCCCCCAACCAAAGCGCGCCCGTATGTGGCATTGCGAAGACATTGAAGGCGTTATGGCCGAGGGACAAGAAGGGAAATAGGTGTCCGGTTTGTGGTTTGTGGTTGGCTGACGCATAAGTTAAGGGCGCGTCAGCCAACCACAAACCGTAAACCACAAACTGACTAAACATGAAAAAACTACTCATATCCATATTTACCCTGGCCTCGCTTATGAGCTATGGCCAGAATCCCGCACCCGCAAAGCCACAAACGAAGACCATTGCGCTGATGGGCGGCACGGTTCATGTCGGTACCGGGCAGGTTATTCCGAATGGCGTTGTTCTATTCACCAATGGTGTCATTACCAATGTTGTTGACGGAACCCTGGTGAAGCTAAACCTGACTGATGTAGAGGTCATTGATGTGTCGGGGAAGCACATTTATCCGGGCATTATTTCCCCCGCAGCAACGGTTGGTTTGCAGGAAACAGGGTCCGTTCGCGCTACCGTCGACAAGCAGGAAATCGGGATTCTGAACCCGAACATCCGGGCATTAATTGCCTACAATACCGATTCTGAGATCATCCCTACGATTCGCAACAACGGCGTTTTGCTAACCCAGGCCATGCCACAGGGCGGCACCATATCCGGCAGTTCGAGTGTAATGATGGCCGATGGCTGGAACTGGGAAGATGCTGCCCTGAAAAAGGACGATGGCCTCTGGCTCAACTGGCCCACCTATTTCTCAAATGAGTTTAACTTCGAGGATTTCACCACCATTGTCCGGAAAAACGAGAAGCGTGGTCCGGCTATAGATGCCCTGCAGGCGACTTTTGCCGATGCCAGAGCCTACGCGGCTGCACCGACACCCGCAACGATGAACCTGAAACTGGAGGCCATGCGTGGGTTGTTTTCGGGCAAGCAAAACCTCTACATCCGCGCCGATTATGGAAAAGACATCATCGAAGCCGTTACGTTCGCCAAGGCAATGGGCGTGCCGAAGGTGGTGATTGTGGGGGGCGAAGAGTCGAACCGGGTGCTTACATTCCTCAAAGAAAACAACGTGCCGGTGATTTTGAGCGCCTTGCATCGCCTGCCCAATCGGGAAGATGAGGATGTGGACCTGCCGTACCGGATGCCGGGTATCCTGCAAAAAGCAGGTATTCTGGTGAGTTTGAGCTATGCCGATGAGTGGTGGCGTACCCGTAACCTGCCCTTTCTGGCCGGAACAGCTGCGGGTTTTGGCGTGACTGATCGCGAAGAAGCGCTGAAAATGGTCACCTCGAATACGGCAAAAATCCTGGGAATCGATAACCTCGTTGGCACGCTTGAAAAAGGAAAGCAGGCAACGCTGTTCGTATCCGCAGGCGATGCCCTGGATATGCGCACCAACGTAATTGAGCAGGTATTT
It encodes:
- a CDS encoding Gfo/Idh/MocA family protein, which produces MIISRRRSLQTLSMAVGGLLTQPASLLAEQQPKAKKLGIALVGLGNYATNQLAPALLETQNCYLAGIVTGSPDKAKTWAEKYNIAPKNIYTYQTFDQIRNNPDIDIVYVVLPNFLHAEYTIRAAQAGKHVICEKPMAMNAEEARQMITACEKAGVQLSVGYRLYFEPHHLEMRRLAAEKTFGHVKVIESGLGFTMPGPNSWRLDKKIGGGGAIMDLGIYAIQGARRTLNLDPISVTAQAFTFDKEHFKDIYETVFWQFEFPGGTVAHCSTTYSSYVDRLYATCERGWFKLEPSFNATGAQGLTSRGVMEIPSPHYQQIAQMDAFVGAVQSKTKPEASGEEGWKEMKLIGAILQAAETGRKIQLNRGDLSLLDPK
- a CDS encoding lmo0937 family membrane protein, with product MGNLLYTIAVILIIIWLLGFLGFNSFGLGGIIHVLLVIAVIMIVLRLIQGRSV
- a CDS encoding RagB/SusD family nutrient uptake outer membrane protein; the protein is MRFLHNYKFLSTLGLTVILLGAVSCKEQLDVGNPNAPTVTANVNTEAGLINFAQGAVYVNGFANGDSWLGDSYFSLPWGYSELMGDMVGADASNNQVTTIGQPDYIILDDGTKEVNTSPQVSIIRAYNSRAATGAGNNPLYYQWLNMYALNNGCNTALSLIDGIKLSGDATSRANTIRAWCYWWKGYAYASIGSMYYSGLINDKAGSTNSDYVLHDKIIAQSNTYFNMAATTLGAITSATDYQTVMTQLIPAFNRVGHGGTATDALTIDMWKRNINTMLARNILVNKLAPFVNGNPNATISKSSTTAMTAADWNSVLTLATNGVKQSDYVFTGRTPPSNPFFTATGGTVAALTTGVNSGTTFKISERFIQNFNPGDKRFTNNFNTANTYKNNYIYTTRYNIIDGGAGEAGVYVYGTKTVGAYELYIASSYEENALILAEANMRLNNIEAGLALVDAVRAYQGAGVAAVAGTGLTLSKALTELTKERRVSLFGRGLAYYDSRRWGWTYDIATGGGSYGNTVVTSAGVVNKNVTINYNFMDYWDVPADEAVLNPSTSGVATKNPNY
- a CDS encoding SusC/RagA family TonB-linked outer membrane protein, with the translated sequence MRKFICLSMLFICALSMTAWAQDRRIIGKVTSAEDGSPLPGVSVVIKGTTKGTSTDAGGIFDISVPSTKGTVLVFSFVGVATQEIPIGNQSEVNVSMVSDSRLLTEVVVTGSGVATSKAKLGISVESVSGKNLPQTPTASIDQALIGKIPGAQISSVSGNPGDPVNILLRGINTVQGGTKPLIMVDGVQVAATDINSLDLSNVDRIEVVQGAASASIYGAQGANGVIQVFTKKGKKGSIAVNFSTSYSSNQFLNTGNVHKAELHPYLTDANNNIVDSKGNILSINDVGSISGISYQYGGATRYAIQDIRNDANKPYSGNLKYYDHFKQVFQTGTTVNNAVNISGASEKSDFNISVANNHNVTPILKNGYIDRSNLSANFGTELFKGFTIRSTTQLVYTKNTLKPGLGAAGGFYYGQGNSLGNIGSVYGFLNTSPFFDLTAKLPDGTYPRIQYADFLSVNASNPYYNLQYTDGLDNKVDVIQNFNANYKVNKFVELDAKYGINYRNENARWTYYNQSQNVNSNFYETFSTTFNPYTGNNFAPNNNGEIDNWQYNTTFQNFLATAYIRTDFQDDFHIKLPIQTSTQISFDYRKNKYTEYDTYGLGVGLAPPFNISSTSSQAVALDYVRPFVTYGYLVNQKVDFGDYGGITAGFRTDWSSAFGAGSTPFTFPHFDGHIAPLTFFKNSSLSNALPYFKLRAAYGEAGIQPGAFDRYPVLNQQNLGSGLAYSIPTTSNNPNLQVEVSKEFEVGTDFTIGGNSNRTWLNSVSGSFTYWKRKSENVIYTVSVPPSLGSTGQLTNAINMSSNGVQFSLTLPVYSTKNLKWDFTTNFGHQLSKIDAISGGADIILLSNAGSTALVLTPGQPIGQLYGYKALTSLDYLRQDGKTPYITEANRGNYTIVDGRVVDKSTYQIQFTDETYPLANPNPKFNASFINGFTFKDFLTFNFQFDWVYGSHLYNQTKEWMYRDGISGDFSKQVTIDGKTGAFPAYWSSAYYNLWGSLRGAGNNATKDFFLEDASFVRLRNISLAFDVAKVVKIPYVNKCQLVFTGRNLLTFTKYTGYDPEISSGSSNSSFDRGVDHSTLPNTKSYQVGLNIGF